DNA from Falco peregrinus isolate bFalPer1 unplaced genomic scaffold, bFalPer1.pri scaffold_27, whole genome shotgun sequence:
AGGTAGTGACGAAAAATAACAATACAGGACTCTTTCGAGGCCCTGTAATTGGAATGAGCGCACTTTAAATCCTTGAGCGAGGATCCATTGGAGGGCAAGTCTGGTGCCAGCAGCCGCGGTAATTCCAGCTCCAATAGCGTATCTTAAAGTTGCTGCAGTTAAAAAGCTCGTAGTTGGATCTTGGGATCGAGCTGGCGGTCCGCCGCGAGGCGAGCCACcgcctgtcccagcccctgcctctcgGCGCCCCCTCGATGCTCTTAGCTGAGTGTCCCGCGGGGTCCGAAGCGTTTACTTTGAGAAAATTAGAGTGTTCAAAGCAGGCCGGCCGCCGGCATACTGCAGCTAGGAATAATGGAATAGGACTCCGGTtctattttgttggttttcggAAACGGGGCCATGATTAAGAGGGACGGCCGGGGGCATTCGTATTGTGCCGCTAGAGGTGAAATTCTTGGACCGGCGCAAGACGGCCTAGAGCGAAAGCATTTGCcaagaatgttttcattaatcaaGAACGAAAGTCGGAGGTTCGAAGACGATCAGATACCGTCGTAGTTCCGACCATAAACGATGCCGACTGGCGATCCGGCGGCGTTATTCCCATGACCCGCCGGGCAGCTCCCGGGAAACCCAAGTCTTTGGGTTCCGGGGGGAGTATGGTTGCAAAGCTGAAACTTAAAGGAATTGACGGAAGGGCACCACCAGGAGTGGAGCCTGCGGCTTAATTTGACTCAACACGGGAAACCTCACCCGGCCCGGACACGGACAGGATTGACAGATTGAGAGCTCTTTCTCGATTCCGTGGGTGGTGGTGCATGGCCGTTCTTAGTTGGTGGAGCGATTTGTCTGGTTAATTCCGATAACGAACGAGACTCTGGCATGCTAACTAGTTACGCGACCCCCGAGCGGTCGGCGTCCAACTTCTTAGAGGGACAAGTGGCGTTCAGCCACCCGAGATTGAGCAATAACAGGTCTGTGATGCCCTTAGATGTCCGGGGCCGCACGCGCGCTACACTGACTGGCTCAGCTTGTGCCTACCCTCCGCCGGCAGGCGCGGGTAACCCGTTGAACCCCATTCGTGATGGGGATCGGGGATTGCAATTCTTCCCCGTGAACGAGGAATTCCCAGTAAGTGCGGGTCATAAGCTCGCGTTGATTAAGTCCCTGCCCTTTGTACACACCGCCCGTCGCTACTACCGATTGGATGGTTTAGTGAGGTCCTCGGATCGGCCCCGGCGGGGtcggccccggccctgccggagCGTCGAGAAGACGGTCGAACTTGACTATCTAGAGGAAGTAAAAGTCGTAACAAGGTTTCCGTAGGTGAACCTGCGGAAGGATCATTACCGGGGGGCTGTGTCGCGCGCGAGCGCGCGCGCCGGGCgtccggccgcgccgcgccgatCGTGCCCACGCGCTCGCTCTCCCTTTTCCCCGCGCCCGCCGAGCCGCGCCCGAGCCGCGTTCGCGGTGCCCGGGAAGGGGGGGCTGTCCCCGCGTGGGgacacaccccccccgccgTCCTTTCCCGCCCCGGGCGTtggcggcggggcgcgcgggATTCCCGTTCCTCTCTGGCCGCCGCCGTGGCGGCAGGGTCGCGGCGGTGCTGGGAGGCGCGCGCCCCCCtcgccgccgcggccggcgtCGGTCCGCCGCCGGTCCGACCCCCGCGCGTGGAGAAAGGTGCGCGGCCCGGGGTGTGGTCGGACACGCGCCTCGCCACCGCGGCCGGCTGTCGGCGCAAGGGCCCGGCTGTCCGGCCGCGCGCTTCCGCGCCCGTAGCCCCGAGTTCGCCCGTGAAGTTGGAGGGCTTCCTCGCGCGAGCCGCCCCGGCGCGCGGGAGGGGagggctccccctccccccgtcGCACGCGcgcgggggggaaggggtgtCCCTCCCCGGAGGAAGGCGCGCCCTCGCTCTTCTCTCGCTCTCCGGCTGCGGCTCGCCTTCGCCGgcgccgcctccgccgcttGTCTCTGCAGCGCCTGCGCGCGTCGCTCCGGCTGGCCGGtcggccgggcccgcccgccgcgtCGCCGCCTTGCCCCTCCGCTCCTCGCCgtccgccgcctcccgccggcggccgccgttCCCTCTCCGCGGGAGCCGAGGCGTGCTccgccagccccgcgctccGCCCGGCCGTCTCCGCGGCAGTTCTCTGCCGCCGGTGTGCGGTCCgggggagctgggtggggaggATGCGTCCGCAGGCTGCCCCCGGGCTGCAGAGGACGCGCGGTCCGTCGGGTCGTGGGGCCTGGCGCGCGCGCGCGACGGAGGGTTGGGGAGGTGTGCTGTCGTGGCAGAGGGTGCGCGCCCGAGCCTTCCCCGGCCGCTGAGCCCGCGCGCGGGTGGCGGGAGGAAGCGGCGAGCGGTGAAAGGACGACAGGCGTGGCCGGCAGGTGGTGAGCCGCGCGTGGCCAGGCGAGCGAGTGGCGGCCTTTTCCTTCGGGATCGGGGGAGGCGTCTTCCCCGACCCTTCTGGGCAACGGGGCCGGCCGCGAAAGAGAAGAGCCGTCCTCCGGGCGTTCCGGGATATAACGGTGCGCGGAGCGCAGCGGTGGCGGCTTTCCCCCATacccgccccaccccccacctcttccttctctcccccgcACCTCGGTGCCTacgggggagggaggggggggggggagccgcGAGCGGGTGGAGGGGGTGAGCCGCGCCGTCGGTGGGCGAGGCGCGAGGCGTGTCTCCCCCCTCGCCGGGCCGCGTCCCCGCGCGAGCGGGCGGCCCCAGCCACGTGTCTCCTCTCGGGCGCAGCGCCGGGTCACTGAGGGAAACCCCGGCCCCCCGGGTAAGGAAGGACGAGGTGTTGGCGGTGGACGTCGGGCGCGCCCCCGCGGGCGGACGCTCCCCCGATGGTGGCAGCGGGGGAGGCACCGCCGCGGGGCCCTGCAGGTCGTTTCCCTCACCCCAGGGCCAGGTACCTAGCGTCCGCGTTTCTGCGCAGCCCTCCCTCGGCGAGCCCCGGGGGTCGAAGGctgcgcggccgggcggcggtTTAAAGACGCGGGCGGCTCGATGCGACCCCGGGGGAAGCGGTGTAGTTTTGAGCCGGCGGTGGCGCCTCCGCTGGTGGCGTGGCGGTGGTGCGGTGGCGGTGGTGTATGGTGGAAGGCCGTGCCGTGGGAGTCCGCTCCCGGAAAGGCTTCTCCCcaacccccttcctcccctccccacccgccGGGCGCTGCCTCGACCGACCCATACTGTGCTCGTTCCCCGCCTTCCCCCAGCGGGCAGCCGTGCCGGGGAGGTgtcccgctgccgccccccctcCGCGGTCCGGTCTCGCGCGGAGAGACCGCGGCGTGTGTTAGGCCGCAAGCCGTCCTTGCTGTGTGCCCGTCTCGCGTCTAAGGGGCGTCCCCGGCGTGGGAGCGCCGTCTCCTCCGCTCGGGGGGGGGTGGCGCGTCTGCGCTGCGTCGGCGGCCGCCGTGTCGCCGTGCCTCCGTGGCCGCGCTGCGCTCCTCGGCGAGCCCTCTCTCCGCCCCGGCGAGCGCTCGGGCTTCTGCCGTCGCCCAAGGTCGGCAAGCCCCCCCGCCCAGCGGCGGTGCCGTCACCGCTCGGCCCCCCGTGTCCAATCGGTCGGCCGGAAGGTGCCCGCCGCCGGCCTCGACCGTCCCGGCCTGGACCCTGCCCGCCGCTTCCACGCCGCCCTCCTCGGCCGCGCCCGGCGGAGGTGGCGTGCCTCCCGTCGGCGGGGGTTTTTGGGGGTAAGGAGGCGTCCGGGCCTCGTTCTCCGCGTGGAGACGGGGGAGAGAGGACGGCGCCCCccgacacccccacccccgtccGGGGCTCGTCGCCTTCCGGCGTGGCGCGCGCCTGCTTGGGACGGGGTCGGGGCGAGAAGCCGGTGGTGTCGGCGGTTCCGGGAGGGCGGTCGCGGCTTCGCGGCTGCGAGCGCCGTCCGGCGGGCCCCGAGCCGGTGCGTCGCCGTCTCGGGCTCGGGCGGTTTTGTCGCCTCCGGAGGTGTGCGGTGTGGGGCCTGCCGAGCTGCCGGCGGGGTTGAGCCGCAGGGAAAAAGCGAGCTGCCGTAGTGCGGTGCCCGAGAGGCGCGTTGCCGCGCGTGTGCGGGCCgtcggcggcagcagcagcccgccGAGTCCCGGGCGCGAGGCGGGGGCGTATGCAGGTCGGGGCGCGGTCGGGGCGCGCCGCTGCTCCTCCGTGCGTTGGCCGGGCCGAGCCCGCGCGCCTGGTCCGCCTCCGAAGCGCGCGGGGTGCGTGTGGTGGGAGCGCGCGCTCCCCGCCCCAGCCCTCGCCTTTCGGAGTTTTCTCCGTtgccctcccctttccctcctctcctgcgTTGTGTTGCTCGTACGGTCAGGCGAGGCGAGAGGCTTCCTTCCGTCGTCGCGCCGCATCGCCGTTGCGCGGCCCCCCCCTTTCCGCGCGGGCGGAGGGGCGGTCGGGCCCGGCGAGAGGCGGGCGCGCGTCGGTCGGGGCCCGTCGtcagaggacaaagaaaaaaagggggcgGCCGCTCGTCGTGGAGCGTGCCCCCCCGGTGTGTCCGTCCCGCGCGCGCGGGGCGGTGCCGAAAGAGACAACTCTTAGCGGTGGATCACTCGGCTCGTGCGTCGATGAAGAACGCAGCTAGCTGCGAGAATTAATGTGAATTGCAGGACACATTGATCATCGACACTTCGAACGCACTTGCGGCCCCGGGTTCCTCCCGGGGCTACGCCTGTCTGAGCGTCGCGTGACGATCAATCGCCGGCTCTGGCCGGCCGCCCCGTCCTCGTTCCGCCCGCCCCTCCCTCTCGcgtgggagaggtggggggccGGGGTAGCGAGGCGGCGTCGGTCCGCAGCTGGCGCGGCTGGGGGGTTGCCTCGCAGGTCCGCCTTGGGCGAGGGCCTTCGTCCCCCTAAATGGAGACTCGGGGAGCGCCCCGAAGCTCCCCGCTCTCCCGGTTCGCCCGGTTCGCGGAGCTCGTTCCcgcctgcgggggggggggggctgccccccccaggGCTCGTCGGGTCGGtcgggcccggcgcggcggtgGGGAAGCCGCGCGAGCGGTGTTTGGGGTGCTAGGCGCGGGCctgccccccggcgccccgcgtGTGCGCGCGGGCGGCTGTCTGCGGGTGGGTACCGCGGCGGTACCGGGCCGTGCTGCCGCGCGTGCGCCGCCGCGGAGGCGCCGGCGTGGAGAGGAAGGGTATCGTCCCGGGCCGTCGGGCCCCGCCTGCCCTCGTCCcgctcctgccttctcccctgtTTCTCCGCCGCGCCCCGGGTGGGCGTCGTCCTAGGCAAGGGGGGCCCGAAACGGCGCGCGCGTGCCGTCGGGTCGCCGTCGGCGCCGTCCCACCCGGATGCTCGGCCGGGCGTCGTCCCTGGCCGTtcctcgcccccccccctctccccgaGGGGCCGTCTCCGCGCGCTCGCGCGTCTGTCGCGTTTCGGGCCGCCTTGCCGGGCTTGGGGCTTTGGCCTTCCCTCCCGCCCACTTGCGTGGGCGCCTCGCGGCACGGCGGGGGCCCCGTTCGCCGGCGGGAAGAGGAAGCGTCGTTGGGCGCGCGCGTCCGCCCGCCCGCCTCTCCGTGTGcggcggtgggggggggcggcgtGGCGCGTCCTTTCGGTCGTGGGCTTGCGACCTCAGATCAGACGTGGCGACCCGCTGAATTTAAGCATATTAGTCAGcggaggaaaagaaactaacGAGGATTCCCCCAGTAACGGCGAGTGAAGAGGGAAGAGCCCAGCGCCGAATCCCCGCCCCGCGGTGGGGCGCGGGAGCTGTGGCGTACAgaagccccccctccccggcgtgGCTCTCGGGGGACCCAAGTCCTTGTGATCGAGGCCGCAGCCCGCGGACGGTGTGAGGCCGGTAGCGGCCCCCCGGCACGCCGGGCCCGGGGCTTCTCGGAGTCGGGTTGCTTGGGAATGCAGCCCAAAGCGGGTGGTAAACTCCATCTAAGGCTAAATACGGGCACGAGACCGATAGCCAACAAGT
Protein-coding regions in this window:
- the LOC129783308 gene encoding translation initiation factor IF-2-like → MGESRHRCAPRTVISRNARRTALLFRGRPRCPEGSGKTPPPIPKEKAATRSPGHARLTTCRPRLSSFHRSPLPPATRARAQRPGKARARTLCHDSTPPQPSVARARQAPRPDGPRVLCSPGAACGRILPTQLPRTAHRRQRTAAETAGRSAGLAEHASAPAERERRPPAGGGGRRGAEGQGGDAAGGPGRPASRSDARRRCRDKRRRRRRRRRAAAGEREKSEGAPSSGEGHPFPPARVRRGEGEPSPPARRGGSREEALQLHGRTRGYGRGSARPDSRALAPTAGRGGEARVRPHPGPRTFLHARGSDRRRTDAGRGGEGGARLPAPPRPCRHGGGQRGTGIPRAPPPTPGAGKDGGGGVSPRGDSPPFPGTANAARARLGGRGEKGERARGHDRRGAAGRPARALARDTAPR